The following proteins come from a genomic window of Pseudomonas sp. MAG733B:
- a CDS encoding TetR family transcriptional regulator C-terminal domain-containing protein, which yields MNQEARFSRMEPELRKANLIEATLVCLKRHGFQGASIRKISAEAGVSVGLISHHYSGKDELVAEAYMAITGRVMTLLRDAMEQAAPNARERLSAFFRGSFSAELLDPQLIDAWLAFWGAVKTAEAINQAHDHSYGEYRAILRKVLMELAQEEGWENFDADLAAISLSALLDGLWLELGLNPGTFTPEQGMQICEAWVDGLQAGGRQRFCGKTSSC from the coding sequence ATGAATCAGGAAGCCCGTTTTTCCCGCATGGAACCGGAGTTGCGCAAGGCCAATCTGATCGAGGCAACGCTGGTGTGCCTCAAACGTCATGGTTTCCAGGGCGCTTCGATTCGCAAGATTTCCGCCGAGGCGGGCGTTTCGGTTGGCCTGATCAGCCATCACTATTCGGGAAAGGATGAGTTGGTGGCCGAGGCTTACATGGCGATCACCGGACGCGTCATGACGCTGTTGCGCGACGCCATGGAGCAAGCTGCACCCAACGCCCGCGAGCGCTTGTCAGCGTTTTTCCGTGGTTCGTTTTCCGCCGAATTGCTCGACCCGCAACTGATCGACGCCTGGCTGGCGTTCTGGGGCGCGGTGAAAACCGCCGAGGCGATCAACCAGGCTCACGATCATTCCTATGGCGAGTACCGCGCCATCCTGCGCAAGGTATTGATGGAACTGGCGCAGGAAGAAGGCTGGGAAAACTTCGACGCCGATCTCGCCGCGATCAGCCTCAGTGCCTTGCTCGATGGCCTCTGGCTGGAGTTGGGTTTGAATCCAGGCACTTTCACCCCGGAGCAGGGCATGCAGATTTGTGAAGCCTGGGTCGACGGTTTGCAGGCTGGTGGCCGGCAGCGCTTTTGTGGGAAGACGAGTAGCTGTTGA
- a CDS encoding enoyl-CoA hydratase/isomerase family protein → MTTHDSLLSQVEAGVAWITLNRTAQRNALDIPTLKNLHALLDTFNSDPAVRVVVLTGSGRSFCAGADLDEWADAEARGALETYGWTETAHALMTRLHSLEKPTIAAINGTAVGAGMDLTLCCDLRIAGQSARFKAGYTSMAYSPDAGASWHLPRLIGSEQAKRLLFLDELWGADRALAAGLVGEVCADEQLLTVANELATRLAAGPTFAFAQTKKLMREGAERSLPEQLQAELAAGLLCGRSEDGSEALRAATEKRPARFIGR, encoded by the coding sequence ATGACTACCCATGATTCTTTGCTCAGTCAGGTCGAAGCAGGCGTTGCCTGGATCACGCTCAATCGCACCGCGCAGCGCAATGCGTTGGACATCCCGACGCTGAAAAACCTGCATGCCTTGCTCGATACCTTCAATTCCGATCCTGCCGTGCGCGTCGTCGTGTTGACCGGCAGCGGTCGCAGCTTCTGCGCCGGCGCCGACCTCGATGAGTGGGCCGACGCCGAAGCCCGGGGCGCGCTGGAAACCTACGGCTGGACCGAAACCGCCCACGCCCTGATGACCCGCCTGCACAGCCTGGAAAAACCAACCATCGCCGCTATCAACGGCACCGCCGTAGGCGCCGGGATGGACTTGACCCTGTGCTGCGACCTGCGCATTGCCGGTCAGTCGGCGCGTTTCAAGGCCGGTTACACCAGCATGGCGTACTCGCCGGACGCCGGCGCCAGTTGGCACCTGCCACGCCTGATCGGCAGCGAACAGGCCAAGCGTCTGTTGTTCCTCGACGAACTGTGGGGCGCTGACCGTGCGTTGGCTGCCGGGCTGGTCGGCGAAGTCTGCGCCGATGAGCAACTGCTGACCGTCGCCAACGAGCTGGCCACGCGCCTCGCCGCCGGGCCGACCTTTGCCTTCGCCCAGACCAAGAAGCTCATGCGTGAAGGCGCCGAGCGCAGCCTGCCCGAACAACTGCAAGCGGAACTGGCCGCCGGCCTGCTCTGCGGTCGCAGCGAAGACGGCAGCGAAGCCCTGCGCGCGGCCACGGAAAAACGCCCGGCACGCTTTATTGGCCGCTAA
- a CDS encoding amino acid permease, with protein sequence MSENIDRKGIQLTRALKSRHIFMLSLGGVIGTGLFMGSGVIINQGGPVGAILAYLVAGFLMYLVMVCLGELSVQMPVSGSFQTHATQYIGPATGFMIGWVYWMSWATTVGLEFTAAGMLMTRWFPEVPIWYWSALFVVVLFGINAMATRAFGEAEYWFSGIKVAAILGFIVVGVLVIFGAIPLSSGAPAPMATNLIGDSLFPNGLSAVFAVMMTVVYAFQGCEIMGVAAGETDQPEKSIPRAVRNVVFRVLIFYVLAIIVLSAIVPWQQAGLMESPFVQVFDMVGIPYAADLMNFVILTAILSVGNSGLYASTRILWAMSKTGMAPKSLSPLSKRGVPLRALSITLCFALVSLMTSFVAADTLFMVLMAVSGMSGTVTWIVIALAQYKFRKAWLRDGNKLSDLKYRAPWFPVLPLMCITLCCSLFVFLALDETQRPSLYWGFGFIALCYGAYFLVHRKRQGVLAPSLPTA encoded by the coding sequence ATGAGTGAAAACATCGATCGCAAAGGCATCCAACTCACCCGCGCCCTGAAGAGCCGGCATATTTTCATGCTGTCGCTCGGTGGCGTGATCGGCACCGGGTTGTTCATGGGCTCCGGTGTGATCATCAATCAGGGCGGGCCGGTGGGCGCGATCCTGGCATATCTGGTCGCCGGATTCCTGATGTACCTGGTGATGGTCTGCCTCGGTGAACTGTCGGTGCAGATGCCGGTATCCGGTTCGTTCCAGACCCACGCCACCCAATACATCGGGCCAGCCACCGGTTTCATGATCGGCTGGGTCTACTGGATGAGCTGGGCGACCACCGTCGGCCTGGAATTCACCGCTGCCGGCATGCTGATGACCCGCTGGTTTCCGGAGGTGCCGATCTGGTATTGGTCGGCGCTGTTCGTGGTGGTGCTGTTCGGCATCAATGCCATGGCGACCCGTGCGTTCGGTGAAGCGGAGTACTGGTTTTCCGGGATCAAGGTCGCGGCGATTCTTGGTTTTATCGTGGTTGGCGTGCTGGTGATCTTCGGCGCGATACCGCTGAGCAGTGGGGCGCCCGCGCCGATGGCGACCAACCTGATTGGCGATTCGTTGTTTCCCAACGGTTTGTCCGCCGTGTTCGCGGTGATGATGACCGTGGTCTACGCCTTCCAGGGTTGCGAGATCATGGGTGTGGCCGCCGGTGAAACCGATCAGCCGGAAAAGAGCATTCCCCGTGCCGTGCGCAACGTTGTGTTCCGCGTGCTGATCTTCTATGTGCTGGCGATCATCGTGCTGTCGGCCATCGTGCCGTGGCAGCAGGCGGGGCTGATGGAAAGTCCGTTCGTGCAGGTGTTCGACATGGTTGGCATTCCTTACGCCGCTGACCTGATGAACTTCGTGATCCTCACAGCGATCCTGTCGGTGGGCAACTCCGGGCTGTACGCGTCGACGCGCATTCTGTGGGCGATGTCGAAAACCGGCATGGCGCCGAAAAGCCTGTCGCCGCTGAGCAAACGTGGTGTGCCATTGCGCGCCTTGAGCATCACCTTGTGCTTTGCGCTGGTGTCGCTGATGACCAGTTTCGTCGCGGCCGACACTTTGTTCATGGTGTTGATGGCGGTGAGCGGCATGTCCGGCACCGTGACCTGGATCGTCATCGCGCTGGCCCAGTACAAGTTCCGCAAGGCCTGGCTGCGTGACGGCAACAAACTCAGCGACCTGAAATACCGCGCGCCGTGGTTCCCGGTGTTGCCGCTGATGTGCATCACGCTGTGCTGTTCGCTGTTCGTGTTCCTCGCATTGGATGAAACCCAGCGGCCATCGCTGTACTGGGGCTTCGGGTTTATTGCGCTGTGCTATGGCGCGTACTTCCTGGTTCATCGCAAGCGTCAGGGCGTGTTGGCGCCGAGCTTGCCGACTGCATAA
- a CDS encoding response regulator, with amino-acid sequence MTPRVLIVDDDPLIRELLHAYLSQEGYDVHCAATAELAEAFLASQAVDLVMLDIRLPGKDGLTLTRELRVRSEVGIILITGRNDEIDRIVGLECGADDYVIKPLNPRELVSRAKNLIRRVRHAQTPQPVAAVSKPVKQFADWALDTDRRRLIDPSGSETLLTHGEFQLLSVFLRNSGHTLSRDQLMDQIRNREWVPNDRSIDVLVGRLRRKLHDDPAEPQLIITIHGAGYLFTASLAA; translated from the coding sequence ATGACTCCTCGGGTACTGATCGTCGACGACGATCCGCTGATTCGCGAACTGTTGCACGCCTACCTGTCCCAGGAAGGCTACGACGTTCATTGCGCCGCCACGGCGGAGCTGGCCGAAGCCTTTCTGGCCAGCCAGGCCGTTGACCTGGTCATGCTCGATATCCGCTTGCCGGGCAAGGACGGCCTTACCCTGACCCGCGAACTGCGGGTGCGTTCGGAAGTCGGGATCATCCTGATCACCGGGCGCAACGATGAAATCGACCGCATCGTCGGCCTCGAATGCGGCGCCGATGACTACGTGATCAAACCGCTCAATCCGCGTGAACTGGTGTCGCGGGCGAAAAACCTGATTCGCCGGGTTCGTCATGCGCAAACTCCACAACCGGTCGCGGCTGTTTCCAAACCCGTCAAACAGTTCGCCGATTGGGCGCTGGACACCGACCGTCGACGCCTGATCGATCCTTCAGGCAGCGAAACCCTGCTGACCCACGGCGAATTCCAGTTGCTCAGCGTGTTCCTGCGCAACAGCGGCCACACCCTCAGCCGCGACCAGTTGATGGACCAGATCCGCAACCGCGAATGGGTACCCAACGACCGCTCCATCGACGTACTGGTCGGGCGTTTGCGCCGCAAGTTGCACGACGACCCGGCCGAACCGCAACTGATCATCACCATCCACGGCGCCGGCTACCTGTTCACTGCCAGCCTGGCGGCGTGA
- a CDS encoding ATP-binding protein gives MIRARPGGLLRRLLLFILLFSLCFTVLASSVQLYIEYRREMRDIDARMELIRAGYLASLERSLWDLNQEQLNVQLRGLVDFSDVARVHLTSPDFDLQHGNPEPIGPLRIERFALDYQPPSGPLRHLGKLEVSTDLGAVYQRLYATGLTSLLWMAVFLCGLAVALSGLFYRLVTRHLKVMAEFARRIAAGDWHEPLRLDKQRSAQKDEIDTVAYALDDMRRAILNDIDRRESDRLALQDNRDELLKMVERRTASLMRAKDEAEAANLAKSRFLATMSHELRTPLNGILGMAELLRGASLDQQDSKRLDALHKAGEGLLTILNEVLFFAKLEEGVSLPEPVDFSIRQLLDEVLTLLEPKALNNDTILHCRVDQRVAEHHHGAEQFLRQVLSNLLANAIKFTEGGEVSVDVALLTQPEGGSGDRLRVSVTDNGIGIAPQMQAKIFERFTQASEEVAQRFGGTGLGLAICKHLVEQMGGSIGVTSEVAHGSCFWFELTLQPAAGVTAQVPMAVAGPALKVLVVEDVALNREVVKGLLQRDGHQVWLAEEGEQALVQCAAQTFDLILLDVHLPGMSGVELCKQIRSLGGPNRTARIFALTASVQPALVRGYLDAGMDGVLSKPLKLDNLRKVLNGQLITPKPVQDDVAIDWPLLQTHRNLLGEQKVQGLLAVLRDSIVQHREALNEAIEADDFTEIAHLAHRLAGSCDSLGFRALAGVLRSVEEAALINDQSAIEQLAPTVHEHCKHALQTLEHLLQS, from the coding sequence ATGATCCGCGCCCGACCCGGTGGACTGTTGCGACGGCTGTTGCTGTTCATTCTGTTGTTCAGTCTGTGCTTCACCGTACTCGCCAGCAGCGTGCAGCTGTACATCGAATACCGCCGGGAAATGCGCGATATCGACGCACGCATGGAGCTGATCCGCGCCGGCTACCTGGCGAGCCTGGAACGCAGCCTGTGGGATTTGAACCAGGAGCAGTTGAACGTGCAATTGCGCGGTCTGGTGGATTTTTCCGATGTGGCGCGGGTACACCTGACCAGCCCCGATTTCGATTTGCAGCACGGCAATCCTGAGCCGATCGGCCCACTGCGTATCGAGCGATTTGCCCTGGATTATCAGCCGCCATCCGGCCCGTTGCGTCACCTCGGCAAACTCGAAGTCAGCACCGATCTGGGCGCGGTGTATCAGCGCCTGTATGCCACAGGGTTGACCAGCCTGTTGTGGATGGCGGTATTTCTCTGTGGCCTGGCGGTGGCGCTGTCGGGGTTGTTTTATCGATTGGTGACCCGACACCTGAAAGTCATGGCTGAATTTGCCCGGCGTATTGCTGCCGGTGATTGGCACGAGCCGCTGCGTCTCGACAAGCAGCGCAGCGCACAAAAAGACGAGATCGACACCGTGGCCTACGCCCTGGACGACATGCGCCGGGCGATCCTCAATGACATCGATCGCCGCGAAAGCGATCGCCTGGCTTTGCAGGACAACCGTGATGAATTGCTGAAAATGGTCGAGCGGCGCACCGCCAGCCTGATGCGCGCCAAGGACGAAGCCGAAGCGGCCAACCTTGCCAAATCGCGTTTCCTGGCGACCATGAGTCACGAGCTACGCACGCCACTCAACGGCATCCTCGGTATGGCCGAGTTACTGCGCGGCGCGAGCCTGGATCAGCAGGACAGCAAACGCCTGGATGCCTTGCACAAGGCGGGCGAGGGTTTGCTGACCATCCTCAATGAAGTGCTGTTTTTCGCCAAACTGGAGGAGGGCGTGAGCCTGCCCGAGCCGGTGGACTTCTCGATTCGTCAGTTGCTCGACGAAGTGCTGACCCTGCTGGAACCCAAGGCGCTGAACAACGACACGATCCTGCATTGCCGGGTCGATCAGCGGGTGGCCGAACATCACCACGGTGCCGAGCAATTCTTACGACAGGTTTTGAGCAACCTGTTGGCCAATGCCATCAAGTTCACCGAGGGCGGCGAGGTCAGTGTCGACGTGGCGCTGCTTACGCAGCCCGAAGGGGGTAGCGGCGATCGCCTGCGGGTGAGCGTCACCGACAACGGCATTGGCATTGCGCCGCAGATGCAGGCGAAGATTTTCGAGCGCTTTACCCAGGCCAGCGAGGAAGTGGCGCAGCGCTTTGGCGGCACCGGGTTGGGACTGGCGATCTGCAAACACCTGGTCGAGCAAATGGGCGGCAGTATCGGGGTCACCAGTGAAGTCGCGCATGGCAGTTGTTTCTGGTTCGAGCTGACGTTGCAGCCTGCTGCCGGCGTGACGGCGCAGGTGCCGATGGCGGTGGCCGGGCCGGCATTGAAGGTGCTGGTGGTCGAAGACGTGGCGCTCAATCGCGAAGTGGTCAAGGGCTTGCTGCAACGGGATGGCCATCAGGTGTGGCTGGCCGAGGAGGGCGAACAGGCGTTGGTGCAGTGCGCCGCGCAAACATTCGATCTGATTCTGCTGGACGTGCATCTGCCGGGCATGAGCGGCGTCGAGTTGTGCAAACAGATCCGCAGCCTCGGCGGGCCGAACCGCACCGCACGCATTTTCGCCCTGACCGCCAGTGTGCAACCGGCGCTGGTACGCGGTTATCTGGATGCCGGTATGGATGGCGTGCTGTCCAAGCCACTGAAGCTGGACAATCTGCGCAAGGTGCTGAACGGGCAATTGATAACGCCAAAACCGGTGCAGGATGACGTCGCCATCGACTGGCCGCTGCTGCAAACCCACCGCAATCTGCTCGGCGAGCAGAAGGTTCAAGGGCTGTTGGCGGTGCTGCGCGATTCGATCGTCCAGCATCGCGAGGCTTTGAACGAAGCCATTGAAGCCGACGACTTCACTGAAATCGCGCACCTGGCCCACCGTTTGGCGGGGAGCTGCGACTCACTGGGTTTCCGTGCCTTGGCCGGCGTGCTGAGATCAGTGGAAGAAGCGGCGCTGATTAACGATCAATCGGCCATTGAGCAGTTGGCGCCTACGGTTCATGAGCACTGCAAGCACGCGCTACAGACGCTGGAACATCTGTTGCAGAGCTGA
- a CDS encoding class II aldolase/adducin family protein produces MNKIATALTAPERNATEQRLREELAACYRLIAHFRMTDLIFTHISVRIPGPEHHFLINPYGLMFDEITASNLVRIDLDGHAVEPSPYPVNPAGFVIHSAIHGAREDAQCVLHTHTKSGCAVAALKCGLLPVNQISMEFYGRVAYHDYEGVALDMSEQQRLVQDLGDKSVLMLRNHGLLTVGETVSQAFLRMYYLEKACEIQLAAQAAGEIVLPPAEICAHTERQFNDPGRPLDEGELSDPDAMQLAWAALLRLLDRVAPGYRD; encoded by the coding sequence ATGAACAAAATTGCCACAGCGCTGACCGCCCCCGAGCGCAACGCCACCGAACAGCGTCTGCGTGAAGAACTGGCGGCCTGTTATCGCTTGATTGCACATTTCCGCATGACCGACCTGATCTTCACCCACATCTCGGTGCGCATTCCGGGGCCGGAACATCACTTCTTGATCAACCCCTACGGGCTGATGTTCGATGAGATTACCGCGTCGAATCTGGTGAGAATCGACCTCGATGGCCATGCCGTCGAGCCTTCGCCGTACCCGGTGAACCCGGCGGGTTTCGTGATCCACAGCGCCATTCACGGCGCCCGCGAAGACGCGCAATGTGTGCTGCACACCCACACCAAGTCCGGTTGCGCCGTGGCGGCGTTGAAGTGCGGGTTGCTGCCGGTGAACCAGATTTCCATGGAGTTTTACGGCCGGGTCGCTTACCACGACTACGAAGGCGTGGCGCTGGACATGAGCGAGCAGCAACGGCTGGTGCAGGACCTCGGCGACAAATCGGTGCTGATGTTGCGCAACCATGGTTTGTTGACCGTCGGCGAAACCGTGAGCCAGGCGTTTTTGCGCATGTATTACCTGGAAAAGGCTTGTGAAATTCAGTTGGCTGCGCAGGCGGCGGGAGAGATCGTTCTGCCACCGGCTGAGATTTGTGCGCATACCGAACGGCAGTTCAATGATCCGGGGCGGCCGCTGGATGAAGGCGAGTTGAGCGATCCGGATGCGATGCAACTTGCTTGGGCGGCGTTGTTGCGGTTGTTGGATCGGGTGGCTCCGGGGTATCGGGATTGA
- a CDS encoding transporter substrate-binding domain-containing protein: MLVLAGTAQAAEKVRYCDYPVYPPISWSDGKQVRGLAPSVVKKLFGQLGYEVEIVVLGNWKRCLLDAAEGRVDVVLAYSTAQREQSMLFSTVPVLREEVALFVNRQHPVKFERLEDLSRYRGGLLFGESYGVEFDRMVAQNNNIEWVSDSRQNFGKLIRGRIDFITQERRTGELYVQNLPGAQDIVALPKALSVDYLRVAVSRRSPLAARMPQINEQLQRMVDAGDIERLLNESEVTYRDMINLPANAQ, encoded by the coding sequence ATGTTGGTGTTGGCGGGCACTGCGCAGGCGGCGGAAAAGGTCCGTTATTGCGACTACCCGGTGTATCCGCCGATTTCCTGGAGCGACGGCAAACAGGTCCGTGGTCTGGCGCCGAGCGTGGTGAAAAAACTGTTCGGCCAACTCGGTTACGAAGTCGAGATCGTGGTGCTGGGCAACTGGAAGCGTTGCCTGCTTGACGCCGCCGAGGGCCGGGTCGACGTGGTGCTGGCCTACAGCACCGCGCAACGGGAACAAAGCATGCTGTTTTCCACGGTGCCAGTGTTGCGCGAAGAAGTGGCGTTGTTCGTCAATCGCCAGCATCCGGTGAAATTCGAGCGGCTGGAAGATCTGTCCCGTTACCGTGGCGGCCTGCTGTTCGGTGAAAGCTATGGCGTGGAATTCGATCGCATGGTCGCGCAAAACAACAACATCGAATGGGTCTCCGACAGCCGCCAGAACTTCGGCAAGCTGATTCGCGGGCGCATCGATTTCATCACCCAGGAGCGCCGCACCGGTGAGCTCTACGTGCAGAACCTGCCCGGTGCCCAAGACATCGTGGCCTTGCCCAAGGCCTTGAGCGTGGATTACTTGCGGGTCGCGGTTTCCCGTCGTTCTCCACTGGCCGCGCGCATGCCGCAGATCAACGAGCAATTGCAGCGCATGGTCGATGCCGGTGACATCGAACGCCTGCTCAATGAAAGCGAAGTGACTTACCGCGACATGATCAACCTGCCGGCGAACGCGCAATGA
- a CDS encoding acyl-CoA dehydrogenase family protein, with amino-acid sequence MNFQLTQEQEMLVDSVRSFVEKELLPYETEVDRADEVSPELAAHIRGKAIAAGFYAFNMPEEVGGGGLDYLSQALIERELSKVSWALHVFVARPSKILMACTGDQINDYLLPCIQGEKIDCFALTEPGAGSDANAIQTRAVREGDDFVLNGSKHFISHAGHADFAIVFAVTDTYEQNGKKRNAVTSFLVDRNTPGMTIRRGPKCVSNRGYHTFEMFFDDCRVPASKVLGEVGKGWEVANAWLTAGRVMVAANCVGQAQRALDVSLQWAADRKQFGQAIGNFQGVSFKLADMATQIRAAELLTLHTAWKMDQGTMTDGEAGMAKLFASEVLGRAADEAVQIFGGMGLMDESPVERIWRNARIERVWEGTSEIQRHIISRELLRPLLR; translated from the coding sequence ATGAATTTCCAACTGACCCAAGAACAAGAAATGTTGGTGGACTCGGTACGCAGCTTCGTCGAAAAGGAACTGCTGCCTTACGAAACCGAGGTCGATCGCGCCGATGAGGTTTCCCCGGAACTGGCTGCGCATATTCGCGGCAAGGCGATTGCCGCCGGTTTCTACGCCTTCAACATGCCGGAAGAAGTCGGCGGTGGCGGTCTCGACTATCTGTCCCAGGCGCTGATCGAGCGTGAGCTGTCCAAGGTGTCCTGGGCGTTGCACGTGTTCGTCGCCCGTCCGTCGAAAATCCTCATGGCCTGCACCGGCGACCAGATCAACGACTACCTGCTGCCGTGCATCCAGGGCGAGAAAATCGACTGCTTCGCGCTGACCGAACCGGGTGCAGGTTCCGATGCCAACGCGATCCAGACCCGCGCCGTGCGTGAGGGCGACGACTTCGTCCTCAACGGCAGCAAACACTTCATCAGCCACGCCGGCCACGCCGATTTCGCCATCGTCTTCGCCGTGACCGACACCTATGAACAAAACGGCAAAAAGCGTAACGCCGTGACTTCGTTCCTGGTCGACCGCAACACCCCGGGCATGACCATCCGCCGTGGCCCGAAGTGCGTGAGCAACCGTGGTTATCACACCTTCGAAATGTTCTTCGACGACTGCCGTGTACCGGCCAGCAAAGTGCTGGGCGAAGTCGGCAAGGGCTGGGAAGTGGCCAACGCCTGGCTGACCGCCGGGCGCGTGATGGTCGCGGCCAACTGCGTCGGTCAGGCTCAGCGCGCACTCGACGTATCCCTGCAATGGGCGGCGGACCGCAAGCAATTCGGCCAGGCCATCGGCAACTTCCAGGGCGTGTCGTTCAAGCTGGCCGACATGGCCACGCAAATCCGCGCCGCTGAACTACTGACCCTGCACACCGCGTGGAAAATGGATCAGGGCACCATGACTGATGGCGAGGCCGGCATGGCCAAGCTGTTCGCCAGTGAAGTGCTCGGTCGTGCGGCCGATGAGGCGGTGCAGATCTTTGGCGGCATGGGCCTGATGGATGAAAGTCCGGTGGAACGTATCTGGCGTAACGCACGGATCGAGCGAGTCTGGGAAGGCACCTCGGAAATCCAGCGCCACATCATTTCCCGCGAATTGCTGCGGCCACTGTTGCGCTGA
- a CDS encoding acetate--CoA ligase family protein, protein MSQSIRDNLKRMLAPQHVAFVGGRSMARALKRCAEGGYQGQMWLVNPQHDSLEGVPCVRSIAELPCGPDAVFIATNRDLTLSCVAELAAIGAGGAICYASGFAETGAEGQALQQKLIEVAGDMALLGPNCYGLLDYLHSSALWPVAHGGKAVEKGVAVLTQSGNFAYNLSMSDRSLPVAYMASVGNQAQLGVAELLDVLLDEPRVTAIGLHLEGLKNVPGFARAAHKALEKGIPIIALKTGVSQIGAELALSHTSSLSGSDALYDALFDRLGVIRVSGPVSFVETLKAAACGNLPAGNSLIALACSGGDAGLIADYSERNDLGLPKLDDGQVGELAQVLPTYANLVNPLDFTTAIWGDGDALNTMLDSALRTPADAAMLVLDYPAEFTGERKECDLLLDLFCKALVRHGKTGFVTSAFPELLPAHARERLHAQGVAALQGVEDGLAAWGRIAGYQRNRQALLDLGESALVPLCPQALEGDGQLLNEWDSKQALKAFGLPIPNGVLSSAQKALEDAESLGYPLVLKAVSAQLPHKTEAGAVALNLKDGAALSAALEKMSASIAAYAPGVPFDQLLLEPMAKPPLAELIVGIKRENDFGLALVIGAGGILVELLKDSRSLLLPTTDGAIRNALLSLRSAALLQGFRGREAADLDALVTAIRAVADYACENAGQLLELDVNPLLVGADGTTAVDALIRLGHA, encoded by the coding sequence ATGTCTCAATCCATTCGCGACAACCTCAAGCGCATGCTTGCGCCGCAACACGTGGCGTTTGTCGGCGGCCGCAGCATGGCGCGCGCGCTCAAGCGCTGTGCCGAGGGCGGCTACCAAGGGCAAATGTGGCTGGTCAATCCGCAGCACGACAGCCTCGAAGGCGTGCCGTGCGTGCGCAGCATTGCTGAATTGCCGTGTGGCCCTGATGCAGTCTTCATTGCCACCAATCGCGATCTGACCCTGAGCTGCGTCGCCGAACTGGCCGCCATCGGCGCGGGCGGGGCGATCTGCTACGCCTCGGGTTTCGCCGAGACCGGGGCCGAAGGCCAGGCCCTGCAACAAAAACTGATCGAAGTGGCAGGTGACATGGCCTTGCTCGGCCCCAACTGCTACGGCTTGCTCGACTACCTGCACAGCTCCGCGCTGTGGCCGGTGGCCCATGGCGGCAAAGCGGTGGAGAAGGGCGTGGCGGTGCTGACCCAGAGCGGCAACTTCGCCTACAACCTGTCGATGAGCGATCGTTCGCTGCCGGTGGCCTACATGGCCTCGGTCGGCAATCAAGCGCAACTGGGCGTGGCCGAATTGCTGGACGTGCTGCTCGATGAGCCGCGCGTTACTGCTATCGGCCTGCACCTTGAAGGCCTGAAAAACGTACCGGGTTTTGCCCGCGCCGCGCACAAGGCGTTGGAGAAGGGAATCCCGATCATCGCGCTGAAAACCGGCGTGTCGCAGATCGGTGCCGAACTGGCCCTGAGTCACACCAGTTCCCTGTCCGGTTCCGATGCGCTTTACGACGCGCTGTTCGATCGCCTCGGGGTGATCCGCGTCAGTGGCCCGGTGAGTTTTGTCGAAACCCTGAAAGCCGCCGCGTGCGGCAACCTGCCCGCGGGCAACAGCTTGATCGCACTGGCCTGTTCCGGCGGCGATGCCGGGCTGATCGCTGACTACTCCGAGCGCAACGACCTGGGCTTGCCGAAACTTGATGACGGCCAGGTTGGCGAACTGGCGCAGGTGCTGCCGACCTACGCCAACCTCGTAAACCCGCTGGATTTCACCACGGCGATCTGGGGCGATGGCGATGCCTTGAACACCATGCTCGACAGCGCCCTGCGCACGCCAGCCGACGCAGCGATGCTGGTACTCGACTACCCGGCGGAATTCACCGGCGAGCGCAAGGAATGCGACCTGCTGCTGGACCTGTTCTGCAAGGCGCTGGTGCGTCACGGCAAGACCGGTTTTGTCACCTCGGCGTTCCCTGAGTTGTTGCCGGCTCATGCCCGCGAACGTCTGCACGCCCAAGGCGTGGCGGCGTTGCAAGGTGTCGAGGATGGTTTGGCTGCATGGGGCCGCATTGCCGGTTACCAGCGCAATCGTCAGGCGTTGCTGGATCTGGGCGAATCGGCCTTGGTGCCGCTGTGCCCGCAAGCGCTTGAAGGCGACGGCCAGTTGCTCAATGAATGGGATTCCAAACAGGCCTTGAAAGCTTTCGGCCTGCCGATTCCAAACGGCGTATTGAGCTCTGCGCAGAAAGCCCTGGAGGATGCCGAGTCACTGGGTTATCCGCTGGTTCTCAAAGCGGTCAGCGCGCAATTGCCGCACAAGACCGAAGCCGGTGCCGTGGCACTGAACCTCAAGGATGGCGCGGCATTAAGCGCTGCACTGGAAAAGATGAGCGCGAGCATCGCGGCTTATGCGCCGGGCGTTCCGTTCGATCAACTGCTGCTGGAACCGATGGCCAAGCCACCGCTGGCCGAACTGATCGTCGGCATCAAGCGCGAAAACGATTTCGGTCTGGCGCTGGTGATTGGCGCTGGCGGGATTCTGGTGGAGTTGCTCAAGGACAGTCGCAGCCTGCTGCTGCCGACCACCGACGGCGCGATCCGCAATGCCTTGTTGAGCCTGCGCAGCGCGGCATTGCTGCAAGGGTTTCGCGGTCGCGAAGCGGCGGATCTCGATGCGTTGGTTACGGCGATCCGCGCCGTGGCCGATTACGCCTGCGAGAACGCCGGTCAATTGCTCGAACTCGATGTGAACCCATTGTTGGTCGGTGCCGATGGCACGACTGCGGTCGATGCGTTGATTCGCCTCGGCCATGCGTGA